GAGACGTGAGGGACAGAGGCTACGCCGGGTCGGGCTTTTGGCAACCTGTGATTGGGGCACAGTGGGTTATCCGGCGGGGCAGACAGCGGGCAGGAATTTCCGTTGACCCGGGAAATGGGAGCACCCTTATTCGACCTTCCCCTGTCACGGAGAGGTGGCTGAGTGGTTTAAGGCACCCGCTTGGAAAGCGGACGTAGGGCAACTTACCGGGGGTTCGAATCCCCCCCTCTCCGCCACGGGTCGCTTGTGGAATCAGCGACCGCGCCGACTAAAAACGTTTCGCTGCCGTCGGTTACGCCATTCGACGCGCACGAGATTTCGGAAACAACTTGGACAACGTTTCCCTCATTTGGACACGTTTTGCCTGATTTTTGGGAAGCTATAGAGGAAGCTAGCGCCTTCCCGAATTTTTCCATCTCGGCATGCAGTGGCAGGCGCTGCGTGTCCGTGTAACGGTCCGTCAGTTTCCATGTGCGGTGCCGCGCGAGCTTCACGCGTGCTAGCTCCGAAACGCCAGCGTCAGCCATCAGCGTTGCATAGGTGTGTCGCAGCGCATGGAAGTCCACGCGGCTGCCTTGGGCGTCCTCAACGTTGATGCCACAGGCCTGCAAATCCTTGGCCAATGTCTTGGGTCGGACAATGCCACGGGGGAAAACCAAGCCCGCCGGGTTGCTGGCCTTCTTCTTGGCCGCCAGCAGCGATTCCGCGAGGACAGGCATGATCGGCACTTCGTCGGCGCGTCGGGCCTTGGTGGTTTCGGCCCGCAGCCTGACCACGGGCCGTGACCCCTCTAAAACGAGGTCTGACCAGAGTAACTGCTTGAGTTCATTCCGGCGCAGCCCGGTGCCAATCGCCACGAGGTAGAGAAAGCCGCGCCGCTTGCTTTCGGTAATCAGCCGCCCGACCTCGGGAAACGAAAGTGCCCGACGCTGGAAGGTCTCATTGCCGCGCGTTTCCATTTTGAAGACGCTGCGGAGTGGATTGGTCAGAATGCGGTCCTGCTTGAGCAGCCAATTGAAGAAGGCGTTGGCGTGAGCCAGGTATTCGTTGCGGGTCTTCTGGGACAGCTCGTCGGTTTCGGCCCGCCATGAAAGAAACCGGTCGGCGGTTGCGTCGCTCAGGTATTGCCACCGGCAGTCAGCGAAAAGCCGCTGCAATCTGACCCGGGCGTGCAGAACATGGGATTTGGAGCGTCCGCGGCCCTCCAAATACGCGATATGGTCGGCCAGATGGTCGGAGATGGGGCGGCGCTGCGCATCGCGCAAAGGGCGAGGAATACCGATGCCCAAGGCCGCCTTTTCGGCATCGGCGATGATTTCATCTGCCATCGCTTCAGCGACCTCAAGATTGCCGGTGTGCAAGGGCACATCGTAAAGCCTCGGGTTGTCACCGATGCGGTAGCGCAGGCGATAGACACGGCTTCCGCTCTGTTTGAATATGCGACGGTGCATGGTCTAGCGGGTCTTCTTGATTCGGTGGAAGTAGTCGTGAAACGCGCTTTTGAGCACGAAGACACGTCCGCGGATTTTGACGGACTTGAGCTTGCCGTCTTGAATCAGACGGCGGACGGTCTTTACCGAGCAGCGCAGCACGGGGGCGATTTCCGGCAGGAGCAGGAATTCGTCACCGTTGGGAAGTGAGGCAGGGGTATTCATTTCTTTGCCCTCTCTGCTTGTTCTTTTGCCCAGCGTGAGCCCCATCGGAGAAAACCGCCGTGCCAATCTGGCTGGTCGCCCTCTAGCTCAGCCCGAGTCACCGCGCCCTTTTCGATGGCGCGCTGTTCGATTTCAGCCTTCCACGCCTTGCATTCGCTCACCGGGATATAACCCAGAGCTAGCTCCCGAGTTCTAAGGTCGAGGCCGAACAGATTTCGTTTGCGGTGGGTAATCGTGAAAAAGAACCCGGTCAGTTTTCCCTCTTTCAGTCGCTTATGGACAGCGGCACGGGAAACAGGCGCATACATGGAGACGCCGCCCGGCGACACGCATTGTCCGGCTACCTTGAACACGGCATCGGACCAGTAGCTGGTCTCTTCTTGAGGTCCTTCTTTCTGGTAGATGCGAGTGCCGGGGACCGGTGATCCAAAAACCCTGTGCAGCTCTTCCGGAACGACGAGGTAGGGGAAGTTAGTTGACATTACATCAACCAATGAGCGGTTAACGTTATGTCAACTAAATCTTTTGGGCATTAAAGGTCAGACACGGAGGGGCGCAGCCCCGGAGTTGTCAGTGCCGGCTTCTTCATTGGTTAGTCGGGAGCGTAGCCCCAGCCGCCTTCGGTCGAATACCAGTGTGAGGTGCTTACCGTGCCGATGCGATAGACAAGCTGAAATCCATCGCTGTTCCGAAATCGAGTATACTTCTGGAAAAACCTAGCGACGCTTGGATTCGCGAACGAATAGCTTCTGAGGTCTGACGGGAAGCTACCTGTGTCACCTTTAGTGCTATAAGCAAACGCGACGATTCGCGTGGCTTCCGCCTGCACATCTACCAAGCGCTTCGCCAGCACCAGTTGATAAGGGACGATGGCTGCCGCTAGCACAATGCACGCAATGGCTCCAATTAGCGGCTTCTTCCAAGCGAGGACGGCCAGCGGAAGGTTAAGCGCTGCCGCAATGAAGTATAGCAGAGAGACAATCTCTCCGATCGTCTCGAAAGCGAGGTATGCGCACAGGGCCTCCAGCGGGAGGCAGCAAAGGAAAATCAGACCGCAAATGATGCGTTCGTTTCTCATGGGCGTGTTTTGTTTTGCCGGACGTTGTATATTGCATTCGGCATTTCACGAGCGAAACGCCGATTTGGCTACGGGCAATATTCTTGTGGAAATCACGGTGCAGCATTTTCGCTTCCCTATGGCCCGTAGAAAAGCGCGATTTCGAATCTCCATAAAAGATAACGCGGCAGGAAAGGTGCTCAAGGTTGAACTGATACCGGACGTTATGGGCATTGGTTTCACGGTGCGGCAAAACGGTAAGATGATCGACCATGTTCCTCGATTCAGTCTGACGGCGGTTTGCGAACGCCTGCGTCGTTGGCTAGTGAGGAATTCGAGGAATCGCCCGCATCCCTAGCACTTGAAGCAGGGCTGTGAATTCCTCGGCGGATGAATTGACGATACAATCACGCAGGCGATAGGCCCAACTCCGCCCTAGAATGCGAGTGATGCCGGGCATATCCACTGCCCCGATTACGGCGGCAATTGCCGCAACCCGCTGCCGCCATTCAGTCATACCGGGCGAATGCCACGCAAAAACGCGAGTGCAGGCGAGCCAGTGAATTTTGTTTCGCCGGTCGAATTCCACTCTCCGGCAGCCTTTCCATGAGTGCTTCTTGATGACCAACCCGGCTTCGAGGTATTTACCGATATACTCCGAAATGGCCTCCTTGCCCTTGCGGATGGGGAGCAGTTCCGCCCGCCCGAGGCCGTAGCGAGGGAGCACCTTTCGGAGCAGGGACCACATGGCGACGAGTCCGGGCGCGGCTGAATTCCGGTAGCGCAGTCGAAGCTCACGAAAATGACCCGTTGTCCCGGACATGCGCCGTTCGCGTTGGCACAAGTCGAAGGCAGGCCAGTCGAATGCATCGGGCCGGGTGTCCCACTCGACGGCAACGAGGAGATGATAATGCGGGTTGCCCCGTTTCTGTGGTTCCAGGACGCGGATAAAGCTGAGTATCCACGCACCGTTGCGGCGGAGGTAGCTGTTCCAACGGCGGGCGAATTGGGTGGGATGCAGGTTGGCCTCGTCGGTGACGGTGAAGAAAAGGCAGTGATTGCGGCCCCAGTGCTGAATGAAGGCGGCGACATTGAGACGAAGATGGAATGCGGATCGGGCTTCCGCCCCGGTTGGCACGCCCCAGCGATAGAGGGTGTCCTCGTCCCGCTCGTCCCAGAGCTGCTTGCCGGAGTTGTCCCGATAGATGCCCGGTTGATGCGGGACCGGCTTCAGTTTGTAGCGGGGTTTGTCGGAATTGTTACTATTCTGACAAGGAAGGCCGGCTGGCGCCGGCGCGGGCGCTTCGCGCCCGCATCCGGCAGCCAGCTCGGCCCTTTCCGTTGGCGGACGTTCAACGGATTCCGTCAGCGCCGACATCCAGCGGTTGCGGGCGGTTTCCCGTTGTTCGGGAGTCCTTGGGGCTGTTGACGGGGTGGGGCTGGGCGGAGCCGCAACAGGCTGGGAGCCCGCGAACGGCGCATCCCACCCGACCGGCTTCCGGTCGGAGAAACTGGCGAGGGCTACGCCGGGCACTTCCGTGTCCTGGCTTACTGGGGTGGATTCCACCCCAGCCCCCGGTTTATTCGGTGCTTCGTCCGGCATCGCTACCTTTCGCGGCACGGACGAGCGTCATGATCGCCGTGCGGATTGCGTCGGGTAGCGTTGCCCAAGTGCGGGCAAGTTTGGTCAGTTCTGGACTCATCTTCCCAGAAATTTGGGAAGCTATAAGGGAAGATGCGTTTTCGGCATTTCCCCCAGCTATTTCACCGTCAATCGGTTCAGAACTACCCTTTCGGGGGTTCGAATCCCCCCTCTCCGCCATCCTTCGCTCTTTGGGGTTCGGATGGCACGGCCACCTTTCGATGACGGCCATTCTGCCCTATCAGGGAGCGGGTGCGCGGCGAAGGATGCGCTCCGAAGCTTTAGCGGCGGAGGGGACGAGCTTCTGTATTCCGCCGTTGTGCCCGTCGGTATGGCGGACAATCCTATCCATGCAGCTTTGGGGAAGCAGGGCCATGTTTTCAGCTGAGGAGGCAAGTCATGTATTACGTTTACCGCTTGGAACGCATCGCCCATCGCGGGCAACGCTATGTCGGGTTCAGTTCCGACCTGCGCCGGCGTCTGAACGACCATAACGAGGGAAAACTTCCTAACACCGCCCGATACCGACCGTGGAGACTCGCGACATAGTTGGCGTTTAGCTCCAAGCAGCAGGCTCTTGCTTTTGAGCGATACCTAAAGTCCGGCTCCGGACACGCCTTTGCTCGGAAACGGCTCAGGCCGGTTAATCTTTGAAACCGAGCTCATCAGCGCACGGGCAGTTTGTCGAAATAGGCACCGATGATTTCTCGCACGACCGGGGCCGCGTGGGCGGCGCCGGCGAATTCTTCGTTGGGGCGGGCGCCTTCCAGGGCGACGGCGAGGGCGATCTGTGGCTTCTCGATGGGGGCGAAGGCGACGAACCAGGCGATGTTGAAAGTGCCAGCCGGACGCGTCACCTGCGCGGTGCCGGTCTTGCCGGCGATGCTGATGCCGGGCACCTGGGCGTCGCGGCCGATGCCGCTTTCCACCACGGCACGCAGGCCGGCGAGAAGGGCGGCGTAGTCGGCGTCGGTCAGGCCGAGCGGTTCAGCCGGCCGGTCGCCGGAGGGTTTTCTTCCGGGTGAGCGCAGCAAGGTTGGCACGGTGAGCGTTTCACGGCGGGCGAGCGAGGCCACGGCGCAGGCGAGTTGCAGCGGCGAACAGCGGAGGAACCCCTGACCGATGGCGAGGTTGGCGGTGTCGCCGGGCATCCACGGGCCGTGCCCGGCCTGTTCCTTCCACAAGGGATCGGGCACGAGCATACGCGAGGCTTCAGCCGGTAAATCGAGGCCGGTGGGTTCGCCGAGGTGAAATCGCCGGGCTTCGGCCGCGAGCGCGTCGGCCCCAGCGGCGAGTCCGGCTTGGTAGGCGAAGACATTGCAGCTGTGCGCGAGCGCGTCGCGCAGGCGAATGGAACCGTGGCCCCCGGGATTGTGGCAGGGCAGGCGTCGGCCACCGAGTTCAAGGTAGCCGGGACAGGGCAGCGCGGTGTCGGGTTGCAGGGTATTGCCCCGCAGGCCGGCGAGAGCGGTGAAAATCTTGAACACCGAACCGGGCGGGTAGAGGCCCTGAGTCGCGTGGTTGAACCAGCCGCCCTCCGCGTCGATGTGCTGCTTCACCGCGGTGGTCATCGTGGGAGAAACCACGTTGAGATCGTAGCCAGGCTTGCTGGAGAGCGCGAGGACTTCGCCGGTTTCCACGGCGATGACGGCAACTGATCCACGCAAGGCGGGTGATTCGGCCAGTGCGCGTTCGGTGACGAGTTGCAAATCGAGGTCGAGACTCAGCGTGACATCGACACCGGCCACCGGCTCCCGCGTTGTCGTGGCGGGACCGACCGCAAATCCCCAGGCGTCCACCTGCACAATCGCCTCGCCGGGCTGACCGCTCAACAGGGTTTCGTGCTGCTGCTCGATTCCGCCAAGACCGCGCACCTCTTCTCCCGAAGAAAGCGTGCGGCGGACCCGTCCGAGAAGGTGTGCGGCTGTCGCCCCCTGTGGATACCAACGTTGGTCGATGTGCTGCAAACGCACGGGATCGGCTGCGGCCAGCCCCATCGACAGTTTGTCGGCTTCCGCATTGCTCAAGTCACGGGCCAGCACGAAGGGTGTCGTTCGGTCATGGGCATAGGCGCGTTCGAGGCGTGAAGCATCCACGGGGTCCTGCCGTCCGTTGAGCGCGTTCACCCGGTCGAGGTGACGCTGGATGACGGCGAGACGGCTCTGGGCGGTGGCGGCCCCGGTGCGCAGTTCCGAGAGGTTGATCACCGCGTCCGTGCGCGGGCGGTTAACGGCGAGCACGCGCTGGTCGCGGTCGTAGATGACGCCACGCGATGCGGGCAGGACCAGACGGCGCTGGGTCTGGCGTTGCTCGCGCGCAGCGTGTTCGCTTGAGCGGAATAGTTGCTGATAACCGAGACCGGCGACCAGCACGACGAGCATCACGCCGAACACGCCGAGAAGGATCCGGAGACGCCGGGGTGGGACTGGCGGACTTCCGTCCTCCCCGGGGCGCGGTTCACCGCCGTTTGTTTTTAGGCGGCGGGCCATTCTTCCACAGCTGATACTTCACCGTGACGACCACGTCGAAATTCGACACATAGGGCAGGCTGCCATTGTAGTAGTCGAAGGTCTTGGTGCCTTCGATGACCTCGCTGCTGCCGTCGTTGGGTTCGATGATGGTGAAATGTTCGGGGTATACGCCGCCGAGCAGGCTCAGGTATTCCGGGCCGGCCTTGCTCCAGTTGCGACCGCGGCCTTGCTCGGAGCGGCCGACGATGCACTCCGCGCCGAAGAACGGGCGCAGGTCGAGCTGCATCATGCCGCCGTTGAACACCAATTCGGCGCTGCCGCTGGGTTCGGCACGCGAGTGGAGCTCGAGCTGGTTGCGGCCCGGAGGCTGGATCTGCATCGGGCCGATGGCCTCGTAGCGGTTGTGGCTGTCGCGGGTTTTCGAACTGGAGGAGTCGTTGAGGCGGAAATAGCGCGAATCGCCGTCCACCTCGAGTTTGTGCCGGCCATCGGTGGTGTATTCCTTTGCCTCCTCGTTTTCCTCCTCCCAATCAGGCGTGTGGAGTCGGCCCTCCATGTAGCGGTCCATGGACCAGGAGTTGTCCCGGTCGGGACCGCCCTTCTCGCCCTTTTCGCGTTTTGAGCCCGAACCCTTCACGGTGATCTCGAACTGGCCCTCCCAGGCCGGCTCCTTCCAGTCGGTGACCTCGAAGGCCTTGCTCTTCTGGAAAAAGAACGACGTCCGGAGCACCATGTCCGCGATGAAGCTCAGGCCACCGCTGATCGGCCCGCCCATGGCGGTGTTGATGGCGTCGTTGAGATCCTGCGTGAGGTTGCCGACCTTGATGGTGACTTCGACGGCGACGGCCGCGCGGCGCGGGTAGGGGCGCACGGTCGGCGGGAGCAGGCGGCGCTGTGGCACGCCCTCGATCGTGATGGTGGCTTCGCCCGCGTCGTTGGTGTAGGAGATGTAGGCGGCGGGACCGCCGGCCTGGGCGAACTGCACGACGGCGAGGTCGGGCCGGTATTGCGAGCCGCCGTTGGCGGTCTGGTATTTTCCGTTGTAGCTGCCTTCGGGCAGGCGCCACACGACCTTGGCGCCGCCCACCGGGCCGCCGTCGGGCATCTGGAGGTCGAGGGTGGTGAGATTGCCGGCGGCACGGATGGCCTTGAGCACGTCGCTCTTGGGGAAATCGATCTCGACCTTGGCGCGGGCGGTGCGCTGCTCGCCGGGGGAGCGCGTCTTCGTGCGCACGAGCGGGGCGTTTTCGACCTCGATGGTGATTTTCTGCCGCGCGACGGTCATGATGGTCTTGAACCACGCGATGATGGTGTTCGCGATGCCCACACCTTTGCTGAATTTGTTGTTCGGGAGGTGGTGCTCGAGCACCTCGCCGGTGTAGGCACCCCAGCCCGTGGCCCAGAGGTCGCCGGCGGCGCCGGAAAACTGCCCGCTGAACGACGTCGGCGGTCCGCCCGCCTGCGCCAGACCGATCGCGGCAAGCGGCAGCCGCGGCCAGGCCAGCGTTGCTTGGCCGGTCGGCCTGGCGTCGCGCAGGGCGGCTTGCCGAACGTCAGCAGCGAACACGCGGCTGATCAATGCGACCTGTAACAATGAAAGCGGCTG
This DNA window, taken from Oleiharenicola lentus, encodes the following:
- a CDS encoding tyrosine-type recombinase/integrase; the encoded protein is MHRRIFKQSGSRVYRLRYRIGDNPRLYDVPLHTGNLEVAEAMADEIIADAEKAALGIGIPRPLRDAQRRPISDHLADHIAYLEGRGRSKSHVLHARVRLQRLFADCRWQYLSDATADRFLSWRAETDELSQKTRNEYLAHANAFFNWLLKQDRILTNPLRSVFKMETRGNETFQRRALSFPEVGRLITESKRRGFLYLVAIGTGLRRNELKQLLWSDLVLEGSRPVVRLRAETTKARRADEVPIMPVLAESLLAAKKKASNPAGLVFPRGIVRPKTLAKDLQACGINVEDAQGSRVDFHALRHTYATLMADAGVSELARVKLARHRTWKLTDRYTDTQRLPLHAEMEKFGKALASSIASQKSGKTCPNEGNVVQVVSEISCASNGVTDGSETFLVGAVADSTSDPWRRGGDSNPR
- a CDS encoding helix-turn-helix domain-containing protein, with protein sequence MNTPASLPNGDEFLLLPEIAPVLRCSVKTVRRLIQDGKLKSVKIRGRVFVLKSAFHDYFHRIKKTR
- a CDS encoding rolling circle replication-associated protein, with translation MSALTESVERPPTERAELAAGCGREAPAPAPAGLPCQNSNNSDKPRYKLKPVPHQPGIYRDNSGKQLWDERDEDTLYRWGVPTGAEARSAFHLRLNVAAFIQHWGRNHCLFFTVTDEANLHPTQFARRWNSYLRRNGAWILSFIRVLEPQKRGNPHYHLLVAVEWDTRPDAFDWPAFDLCQRERRMSGTTGHFRELRLRYRNSAAPGLVAMWSLLRKVLPRYGLGRAELLPIRKGKEAISEYIGKYLEAGLVIKKHSWKGCRRVEFDRRNKIHWLACTRVFAWHSPGMTEWRQRVAAIAAVIGAVDMPGITRILGRSWAYRLRDCIVNSSAEEFTALLQVLGMRAIPRIPH
- a CDS encoding GIY-YIG nuclease family protein, which produces MYYVYRLERIAHRGQRYVGFSSDLRRRLNDHNEGKLPNTARYRPWRLAT
- a CDS encoding peptidoglycan D,D-transpeptidase FtsI family protein; its protein translation is MLVVLVAGLGYQQLFRSSEHAAREQRQTQRRLVLPASRGVIYDRDQRVLAVNRPRTDAVINLSELRTGAATAQSRLAVIQRHLDRVNALNGRQDPVDASRLERAYAHDRTTPFVLARDLSNAEADKLSMGLAAADPVRLQHIDQRWYPQGATAAHLLGRVRRTLSSGEEVRGLGGIEQQHETLLSGQPGEAIVQVDAWGFAVGPATTTREPVAGVDVTLSLDLDLQLVTERALAESPALRGSVAVIAVETGEVLALSSKPGYDLNVVSPTMTTAVKQHIDAEGGWFNHATQGLYPPGSVFKIFTALAGLRGNTLQPDTALPCPGYLELGGRRLPCHNPGGHGSIRLRDALAHSCNVFAYQAGLAAGADALAAEARRFHLGEPTGLDLPAEASRMLVPDPLWKEQAGHGPWMPGDTANLAIGQGFLRCSPLQLACAVASLARRETLTVPTLLRSPGRKPSGDRPAEPLGLTDADYAALLAGLRAVVESGIGRDAQVPGISIAGKTGTAQVTRPAGTFNIAWFVAFAPIEKPQIALAVALEGARPNEEFAGAAHAAPVVREIIGAYFDKLPVR